The Edaphobacter sp. 12200R-103 genome contains a region encoding:
- a CDS encoding carboxymuconolactone decarboxylase family protein, whose amino-acid sequence MQARLEAQKASPAAYQATAGLENFVRKQSRLEPSLIQLVKMRASQINGCAYYVDMHSKDARAEGEMEQRLYALSTTEGTPFFTDRERAALALREVMTLVREGHVYAFSQSAQAWRYSV is encoded by the coding sequence ATGCAAGCAAGACTGGAAGCACAAAAGGCATCACCGGCGGCGTATCAGGCCACGGCTGGGCTGGAAAACTTTGTCCGCAAACAATCCAGGCTAGAGCCATCTTTGATTCAACTGGTGAAAATGCGTGCATCACAAATCAACGGATGCGCTTACTACGTCGACATGCACTCGAAGGATGCGCGTGCGGAGGGTGAGATGGAGCAGCGCCTCTATGCGCTCTCGACAACGGAAGGGACGCCATTCTTTACCGACCGCGAGCGCGCTGCACTGGCTCTAAGAGAAGTAATGACCTTGGTCAGGGAAGGCCATGTATATGCATTC